The genomic window agcaggcagatgtccagctttatgactctgcaatatgtaaaggacccccaactcccaagcataataaggtaaaccaaagaacgcaaaataaagacacaacacattgtaatcaggtgtcaaagggtcccaattttatttaaaattacatgacactgaaaatggcagacccccgacttacaaagagtcaccctccagcactcaggcgaggaaaaaacccctgtgggggaaacctcgagggagccatgactggagagttgcccctcccctgggcttaggggGTAATagcataatataaatataataagctGGATGTGAGaaagatctggctgcaatatctgtcaccttactgATGGCTaagcggctgtatctcttctccttcacagatccaggtccacttctctagaaggtggagactcgatgaaggggtaatataaagcagaccaccccttttcccctgctagaacctccaaattacattatgggtagggggcagtaaagtggttaagctcaaggtcctctggcgcatccaagatggcactgatcagggcgcggtgtaTTGCTtaatggaaccttctttatgacataagcgcttgtcatcacagtacaCGGTTTCcgtggttactgcaggtaaacacatctgaagtattaacccattaatgactggcgatgtgctttactgcagaggtcactaaacactcttgtgaccaagcaaacagcttatggttaggccacactaagaagaCTAAATAATATGgattgatgtggcccatagcaaccaatcacagctcagcttttgtttctcaaattactctggtaaaactgtacttggttgccatgcacaacttAGGCAGTCTAAtttgcacatagcaaccaatcagagctcagctttaattttataagatctTGTTAAGAtgtgaaaggtgagctgtgattggttgctgtagccgaatcagattgtgttttgtctctggcaggttgataaagcagctccattgctgtaaagcttatgatgatgatgactgaaaacacatgacatcaagcttccctaTAATGCTTTGGGTCAGTCCTTCCtttatacctcccaactttttggagggacacttgtggttcacagacatttctatacactacaattcccagcatttcctgtcactcagtttagaatccactggtatacagttatatatacggcggatttgttaacatgaagcagacggctgacaatctgatgtaattgtatgttgaaagggcggccaaagagtattattatTAAAGCTGTGGAAATGAATAGacaaggaggggatccctacctggatatttatgatgcgttttggttggtgaactcccaagtctctcaataagttcaCCAATCAATATTCATGTTGAAAATGCAACAGATatacgcattgtgtgaacatagcattctcccagaaacagctccactcctgtctatagggtagctcttccttaatcatatccaatagccaccggcctcctgcagctcctccagctgcaacgtcacgtactcggctgatggatcacccgctcagccaatcactgactggggatggacaccactgcagtcattgactggctgagcaagcaatccaatccatcagccgagtatgtgatattgcaaataaaagacctgaaataCATGAAACCCAgtcgaaaatgactgaaaattacttccagcggctgtgggagagagagcagCGCAGGGGCActgggactggtgagtatagtttctttattattttcccactcacccctgcctgtctgtcatttgttagtttcacaagacttctcctttaaagggagtctgtcagctgtaatgcgtGTTCCCCACTGTTGACACTGTTAGTTCCTGTATAGCTACAAGCTAGaaggtctcctcctctctcttccctccctgcTTAACTGACACCCAGAAGCTGAGTCCTCAGCAGGATTAGGTGTGGAGGCGGAGTTACAAGTGAGTGCACATAACAtgtttatacatattatatacaaatatgtacaatacatagatataaagaaatgcacctaTACCTATTACCTATATCCATCAtagtacacacaccatacacagatataaaaaaaattatctatatgtatacatagtacacacacacacacacacacacacgcagaatACACACATCTACACCTCTACAAATtcacattacatatacacatagataatacacacacatgtCCACACatatttacctctggtacaggaaaaCAACacgtacagctcacatgctgccAGATTTTCACATGCTGTGGCTCTAGGGCCACACTGTGCAGccagcagcccctctccctcctctcttcctgtgtcctgactgccagcagcagcacatagatagaggcagcctgagaggagaAGGTGTGGAGGGtcccaggggagaggagaggggctgcgctaaatctgcacaatacatgctgctgcttgttactccctgtctgtatataatatgatgaaaccccaggttactagataGAAGCAgtaagtaataatatttatttgtatagcaccaacagatgaaaggcatgtgcagcagtgttggggATTATAtatcatcctggagctgctaaacagggaggtcCACCTCCTGTTTAGGGGCCCACGaaagggtagggcccaccgggggattcccctgctcaaCTGTGGGACAGTCCGAGGCTGTTTGTATGCAATATGCATACTGATATTATATAAGTAGAAAATATACTAGGAAAAAATGCCCACCTCTCAAACACAAGATACGTCTTCTAATCTGTGTGGCAATTACACATGTTAAGAACTACTTGTCCATTATTGAATTGTAACATGGTTTCATAGTTTCAAGAGTTGGAAATCTATGTTAATTATGTCAACCCAGGAAACACATCTCTATCCTATTATGATGTTACACAGATTCTTAGATCTTCAAAGGAGAATTACAGGAAAGGCTTCTGTTATTGCATGACTGCCTAGGCAACTGCCCAATCTCCAGCCTGCGTCTCTTAACATCAGTTTTTGTATTCAGTGGACAGTCAACATCATTGGATATATAACGTATAAATAAACTTAAAGTGTCATTTTAAACATCTTTGCAGAAATgaagggattttaagaaactctgtgatAGGTTGTGATAGGCAAAATagtttctttctgtactcaaaaagctgttttacagccccccccccccccacacacacacacacactcacaaatCCATacaaaatatgcaaatgagaaatcattttaaaccattacCTCCTATTTATTTGTTACCTTCCAATTCTTTGTGGATccgcaaaaaatacagattgcggctatgttcacactacgtatatttgaggctgtatgtttgaggctgtatagcaaccaaaacaaggagtggattgaaaacacagaaaggatctgttcacataatgttgtaattgagtggatggccgccatataatggaaaatatgtgctgttattttaaaacaacagctgttgtattgaaataatggaagttatttaccgttatatggcggccatccacttaatttcaacattatgtgaacagatcctttctgtgttttaaatccactcctggttttggttgctatgaggacctgacatgaggaccaaatacagcctcaaatatacatagtgtgaacccagcctgcacATGCAATACAGACACATTTTTTTGATTGTGGACAATTGCAGACAacatatacagtcctgaaaaactactcaATGAGTAAATTTAGCCTGAGGGTGACAGAAGGAAGAAGCATGGGTCAGACTGCAAGAAGAGAAGGTAATCTGGTGTCTACATCCATCGAAAGTACAGTATGTTGGTGGGAGCAGACATGTAcaattaggccttattcacacatccataaTCCTGCCCAGACCCATAGCTACGGACAAGACTATGGATGTGCACCTGTATGAGCACAGACGCCTTTATTTATTATAGGTGATTTGTGCcacatgtgtgaaaggggcctaattCCCCACAGTCTAGCTTGGATGACTCCTACATTGTTTTAATATTTCAATGAATTTATTAACATCAATGGCAAAAAAGATATGTAGATGACCTGGTACCTTCCTTTCCTTTGCTCACATACTATCTCAAGGTTATTGCTGGGAATTCATACAGTTTATTAAACATATTATACAGTACTTCCAATATGATAATAAAGTTGGTGTATATTCTAGATGGAAGTGCCTGTTCATTAATGTTGACAGTTTTGATTCACTTAGTTGGTCTGATTCTGCATGTCATGTCTAACATTTCTTTAGTTGTCTTCAGTGTAGCCATTTCTGCTGTCTAGTTTATGACAGTAATGACTGGAAAGTGCCTTTTTGCATACAGTCTGCACTGTACTATGATTAGTTAGTAGATGGCTGCTATTCTGACAAGCTAGAGTAGAAAAGAGAGAGAAGTGTTTAGCTTGTCCTATGTCTCACATGACGTTGATGTTCTCTTAGTCACTTTTAAAATTTGGGGTCAGAAAATAGGATCTCAATTCAATACATCACACTCACTAAGTGTAATATATCTGTTAATTATATCATATACATCATACcctgtgatacattgtatatgtcACCTAGCTGTGCAAATGATGCCATTAATGTCTAGGACTAAAAGTAAGACCTTTGACCACCATTTGTACACATATGCCCAATCACACTATTACATATCAAGAAAGCCTTTCCATAAGAATGAAGATTTTTATTGGTAATACAACCAGATTAATAAAAAGTTATGTCCCACATACAAGGTTGAGCTATGGGGAGGACCAGCCTTCATTTGGTTTCTGTCCAAATTCCAACATAAAGCAATCTTCTTATGTATAAATATAAAGTCTATGGGTAATATGTATATTGTTCCATAAAATCCAGGGCCATAATATTTTATGTGCAAAAGCCATAAGTCTTACATTTTTGTGTTAAAAACCAGTCATCAGTGACCTAATTGATGTATTGATGCGCCCTTTATTCCTCTGGGGAGCTCAATCATCACCTAATAATAACTACAGGTTTATTAGGATTGTAAACTCAGGAGAGACAGGAGCCAGACTTCCTCTATTGTTAACACCAACATCATTCAATACTTTATTTTTAATCTTTCAATGTGGTATTGGCAATGGTTTATTTGCTGGTATCATCACACAATGGGATGGTTAGAATTCCATTAGCATCTACCAGGAAGAATGAGGAGCTAAGCTTGTATTGGTTGGAAATGAAATGTCCGGCTCTGTGAAGAATATTCCCTAGGCACTGTAATACTTTAGAATGAAGTGTAACCTTTACGAAGAATGATTAAGTGTGACAAGGGCAGCAGGTGATAGCCGCATCCTTTTACATGCAATTGAAAAAGAACAAACATATCCCCTAATGAGACAGAGGTTTGGGGTCACTTTATCCAAGAGTTATTTTGGTACTACTTTTTTCTGTCAATGACTCTTACGCACATATCGTGCTGCATATTTATTACTATTACTGAAGTTACCTGCCCTGAtaacatatacacacatagacaCTGCTGTCCTAATGCTCACTACTATAGGTATATATTTCCCTGATATCTTATATTATAATGGACTGACAATACCCAGATCTACAATGCTGCTTAGTGGCCTCTAATAGATAGAAAATATATGTTATGAATATTGTAAGGTATGTAGATAAGGTTTGCTGAATAaggtatattaatatattatctATTTGTTAGAGTGACAGTGGAAAAACTGAGCAATACTGAGAAAAACTGAAAGACTTCACTGCAGattatataaagtgtatgggcagaCGTGGATGAATGGAAACAACCAAACTAGTGATTGATAAACTGTGTAGATTGGTTTTAAAGCAAAAACAGGCAGAAAAATGAAGAACCAATAGTACCCACAGTTGGGATAGTGGCAGAAAGTGATATTTTATTAAGGAACAATTCCAAGAAGAAAAGCCATACATGTGCAACCTACAAATAGTTGAGGATCTGTGTTCTTGATGTAAAAATAGTACCTGCCTGCAGAACCATGAATGCAGTTCTGGACTAAAGCAGCGTATTATCCATTTGTTTTGCAAACAACTAAAATATGTATGTaaatcttgtgtgtgtgtgtgggggggggggatttatctaaCTTATACATTATACAACTGCCACACAAGTCACGTCAAGCGTGCAAAGTGTTTTGCATAAGTCAAACAAATATTTGAGACTTTTTACCTTTTTATGCCACCTACAAAAACTGGGAGGCGGAGACATCACCATTGCCCAGATGACTAAACATAACTTTTGCTGTCATATTTTATGCTGGAAAGCTCAAAGTCTGAGATATAGCGACAGAGATGCATGTATTATTGCTTGTAGCTCTTCATATATCTGATGCATCTGTAGCTAGAAAGCCTTAAGGCCTTTGTGTTTGACACCAATctcaataccccccccccttgtgcctAAAGACGACCATGACTTAGAAAGTAGTTGTGTGCacagtatatttttttaacagctgTAACAGAAATCTAAACTGCTCTGTGAAGCTTTTTATATCCCCTGAATGCTTCACAACACAGAGATGTGGCCATATTGACAGCTGAGATGCCTAAAACCTCCTTAAATGTATTATTCCATCTGCAGTTTATTCCTGATACTTATTTAAAATGTGAATATGATGATGTGGTTGAGCAAGAGGACATCAATAAGCCATCTGTTTACATGGATATTCCAGTGTACAAGCAAGGTGGCAAAAAAGCTCGAAATCAAACTGTAAATTAAACTCTAAAATTCTACGATCCACTTATGCAGCACATTATCCTATTATTAACCAGATCTTATCCAAACAAAATCATTGGGATGTTTCTCCTGAGACCCTTTTTTCTTGGCTATAATTACATTAGGCACATACCATACATCTAACACTGGATATTACTTTGTATTTCAACAAGTCACTagaatgtacagtacacacagtatagATATGTCACTagaatgtacagtacacacagtatatatatatatatatatatatatatatatatatatatacagtggtacctcagttctcaaactgcttggaactcaaactgtattttcaaggaaagtttgctttggttctcaaactcttgcttggttctcatcaaacacttttcgggcacccagtcttaaagtactcggtatctgaacgtttttgtgagcgtggGTTGTATCCagggagtttagcactggtgaggctttacatatagtacagtactatataagattgctggagtgcatatacaggacaatagtagtacagtcagggcaccaccatctcccttcctttacagtgctgggatggaggGGATGCTATACAATAAAGGATGAGTAAGGAGTTAGTGactgctgtactataattgctggttttgttgaatgtttcttgtgtataatgtcctgtacagtatatagtgctgcactctattgtactgtagtgattaaactgggcacttttcaatgtaatgtatgggtactgtaggtaatgttTGTTGGATggtggaaccaattaaacacatttacattatttcctatgggaagacactgcttggttctcaaactgccttcaaGAACCAATTAAaatcgagaaccgaggtaccaatatatatatatataaatatatatatatatattgaatgtatgtaatatatagatgAGATGTGCACAATATATCCTTATAGAGCCTCATACCTGTGTAAGACCAGTGACATGTTATCCCTCTCTTCTGCCCTGCATTTCTGGTCCCTGATGTCAACAATTGGGAATCAAATAGAAACACAAGTACATATTATTAATAATCAACAATTTCCCAGCTTTGATATGTCAGCTGTAATACATTCCACATATTATGGGGTTAATCCTCACTGCTCTGCTGGCAGAAGATGCTGGGACTCCTGGTACTTGTATTCTAAGACACAAGCAGAAGTCTCTATCCACTTTTCACATTGCTTGCTATGAGATTTATTCTCTAGTGAgattaaactaaaaaaaaaaacctgaaggaGATCACTGTACCAAtatgttattaactatgactaaATACATTTACACCTATACTGCTATCTTCTATAGCAAGCACCTGCAGGCATAGCATTTCCTTACATGTGATGCAGCTAGAGGAATGAATGGATGAAAACTGTCATTTGCCAAAGTTCACACAGTAATCTAAAATTGTTTTGAAGTGTAGCAGAGGAAACATAAGTCTTCTATGCCCTCTGTGCCATGGCAGCTTAGCCTGGGGAGCCTTGATTGATGTCTTAACAAAGGCTCCCCCATGTCAGGAGCTGGCTGCTTCACCCCCACACTGCTCATTGGCGTCACTATGGGAGGAGTTCATCAAATAAAATAACAACATACATCCCTGTGGAAGAGATAAATAGAGAGCAATCCACTCCTTAGAAAGCAAAGCCAGTGCCCCCGACCAGTGGGTGCCAGCGCCATTCCCCTGCACAGGCTAGgcatcagcaccatggacagcagctcCAGACTGCGTCTCCTTACCCTGGgcagctgcctcctgctcctggtcatcagtgctgtgtgtggtcAGGAggacagctcagagctggagacCAGGGCACTGAGGGACTTCTACCCCAAAGATGCTATTCCTTCAAGTGAGAAAGAGTTGGTGAGTGCCTCCCTGCATCCTGTCATCCCACAGACTGCCTAAGCTTCACTTTACACTTGTTTCATCTtcattatatactgtgtgcttgTTGTATAAATATAGTGCCTGGTATTTCCATATCAATATGCTGTTACTATGTTGCAATATTCTGCTAGTAATGCTGGTTGTACAGTAGCTAGATGTGTCCCTTATGTGTAAGCTCTCTAATGCATGTCTCTATTATTCCTGCTATGCTTGTAGCTGCTTTTCTATGTTCATGTATACTGACTATGGACATGTATTTTGTAGCTGGGAGCTCTGCAGGAAGTCTTGGAGAAGTTACAGAGTAAACGTGTGCCTTCATGGGAAAAGAAATTTGGGCAGGTTCCTGTGGTAAGATAATAGCATTTCTATTAGTGGGATGTGTGGGAAAATACATGGTTAAGATGCTTCTACAACAATGCTTTGAGGGGACAGTGTGGAAAGATCGTGGGAATTCTGACTAGTGTTTTCCTATGCAACAGCTGCACATAACAATACATTGTATGATACAAACAGCAACAATTACTGAACACTACAAGTCTTGTATGTGGATTCATTGTCATTTCCATTATTGCAGATGTAAAGCTGATTAAAGGGAATATACATCAGAGGAGGGGCACACATATGATGATGACATTAGGAATTATATAGGGCATATTGCCTTTGCAAAGTAAAACCAAATATTTCAAACCATTGTTTCTAATTGTTTATTTAAACAATGACATGTTAATTGTTTATCTTGTTTACTTGTCTTTCAGTGTGATGTAGGGGAGCAATGTGCAGTCAGGAAGGCTTCCAGAATTGGGAAATTATGTAACTGCCCCAGAGGTGCTGTCTGCAACTTCTTCCTTCTAAAATGTTTatagaaaataatttaaaaaaaatccaaagacaATAAGCAGAAGTGACCAAGCTGAGCACCAACACAACACCTGGAAAGAAAGAAAGTGGGTGTCCATGATTTTTACATTGGTAAAATGATGTACAGCAGCTGCTCTGCATTTTGTTCTGTTCTTCTGTTAGCCTCTCTGTTTGCACACTTGTGAAGATAAAAAATAAAGACCTGCTCTCTTTTGTAAAGTCTTCTTTCATGAGGAGTCTTCTAGAGGCTTTGTGCATGTCAGATAGAGACAAGAAGTTGTATGTACCTGCTCTAAGGACTTAACTAAGTGGTAACACAGTATTGCAGGGCACAAAGTAGTTCATGTAAGGACCCTTTCTCCTACAGATCTTCATTATTGATCAATCATCTTAATCTTTATTAATGACCAACATTCATTCTTATATACAATTAGGAAGGACATTTTGACAATGGATAAGAATGTGAAATAGGGTTTATGGACTCACAATGCTCTGAGCCTTTCTAACTTTAAGCAtttctggggtataatatagactAGCCACAGGACAGATGTTGTTCCAGTTCAGAAACACTGccactaaagtcaatggaatgtgtCTGACAGCTAATCCCTATCAAAGCTCATGaggcagagctgcaataccagacacaacctatgatcaagagtggtgctgttttttttttttttttttattaaaatacaaaaaatggcaaattaataaatgtgcaaacctCATGGCTGATACacttaaaaataatacaaatatcTAGATATATGTATCATTGATAAAGATAATTATTTTGGCTGTAATTAGATATTACTGGGGAGTATATTTATAATCCTATATAAATACTGTAGGTTTTTACACTTTTGTTAAAGTGGAATTAAAAAAGATACCACTGCAATAGGATGATGAGAGAAGAAGGTATCATACCTGAACGTCCATGTGCTGGCATTTCCACTGACTGTCAAAACACAGGAACCATGTCGATAAATAATATGCTGTCCTACTGCCCCTGGTCATGGCTGCTGAGGCAAGCTTCCAATGAAGTGGGTTTAGTAAGCAAAGCCCTTGACATGTTACAATCATTATCTTAAGGATAGGCCATGAATTTTGCAAGGCAAGATAACCCCTTCATTTATGATAAAGGATTagcataataacaataataataataatcatcatcatcataacaaTAGTATTAATAacaatgtttatttatatagcgccatcaGATTCCGCAGCACAGAACTCTAGGGGTACAT from Dendropsophus ebraccatus isolate aDenEbr1 chromosome 1, aDenEbr1.pat, whole genome shotgun sequence includes these protein-coding regions:
- the LOC138779773 gene encoding cocaine- and amphetamine-regulated transcript protein-like is translated as MDSSSRLRLLTLGSCLLLLVISAVCGQEDSSELETRALRDFYPKDAIPSSEKELLGALQEVLEKLQSKRVPSWEKKFGQVPVCDVGEQCAVRKASRIGKLCNCPRGAVCNFFLLKCL